From the genome of bacterium:
GTGGAACGAGCCGTCCTCGGCGTCGAGGTCGGCGACGGCCACGTGGCCGCCGTTCGCGAGGAGGGCGTGGAAGGCGCGCAGCACGGCGTCCACGTCGGGGACGTGGTGCATCGTCAGCAGCGTGTAGACGAGGTCGAACCGTTCCGCGGGAAGGGGGTCGCGCGTCAGGTCGAGC
Proteins encoded in this window:
- a CDS encoding class I SAM-dependent methyltransferase, coding for LDLTRDPLPAERFDLVYTLLTMHHVPDVDAVLRAFHALLANGGHVAVADLDAEDGSFHGPDEHVHRGFERADFARRLEAAGFADVAFATPFEIAKGDRLYPVFLAVGRKRG